In Deinococcus ficus, a single window of DNA contains:
- a CDS encoding imm11 family protein, which translates to MYELPSACGTVVPDIVRAALPALAFSRAAAEHLRNYLLQHGELLPLTLDGEEEAYFIYHAVRHPRVMDPAREGDAGFHFRRDRIGGHHFFQLRRYTTFFVSDQFTEAYSTANLTGLKFREVWPEAQKGPNR; encoded by the coding sequence ATGTATGAACTGCCTTCTGCATGCGGGACGGTGGTGCCTGACATCGTCCGGGCGGCCCTCCCCGCGCTGGCCTTCTCCCGCGCCGCAGCCGAGCATCTCCGCAACTATCTCCTCCAGCACGGCGAACTTCTGCCGTTGACCCTGGACGGTGAAGAGGAGGCGTACTTCATCTACCACGCCGTCCGCCACCCGCGAGTCATGGATCCAGCTCGTGAAGGCGACGCTGGCTTTCACTTCCGGCGTGACCGGATCGGCGGGCATCACTTCTTCCAGCTGCGGCGGTACACCACGTTCTTTGTCAGCGATCAGTTTACTGAGGCGTATTCCACCGCCAACTTGACAGGGCTGAAGTTCCGGGAGGTCTGGCCTGAAGCGCAGAAAGGGCCGAACCGGTGA
- a CDS encoding DUF6166 domain-containing protein — protein sequence MIHLDRQCPNFPMLRHHSTSGEVQWGYAGAGPADTALSILHHLLPLPAAAPRTHEDIAQQLGMPVGADLDELDLDHESRERLDNQYFDLAEQLPVRLYDGSYVSKRVWVLHQPFKEHFLAPLDQDRSHTLDVQDLHRWIAAQPQ from the coding sequence ATGATCCACCTCGACCGCCAATGCCCGAACTTCCCCATGCTCCGCCACCACTCCACCAGCGGAGAAGTCCAGTGGGGCTACGCGGGGGCAGGACCGGCAGACACCGCGCTGTCCATCCTGCACCACCTGCTCCCCCTCCCTGCCGCCGCGCCGAGAACCCACGAGGACATCGCTCAGCAGCTCGGCATGCCCGTCGGCGCTGACCTCGACGAACTCGACCTGGACCACGAGAGCCGCGAGCGCCTGGACAACCAGTATTTCGACCTCGCCGAGCAGCTGCCGGTCCGGCTGTATGACGGCAGTTACGTCAGCAAGCGCGTGTGGGTTCTGCATCAGCCGTTCAAGGAGCACTTCCTGGCGCCGCTCGATCAGGACCGCAGTCACACGCTGGACGTCCAGGACCTTCACCGCTGGATCGCCGCGCAGCCCCAGTAA
- a CDS encoding ABC transporter substrate-binding protein — translation MHKALLTSLSLALLVSTAHATAPKDTLVMQWASDITTLDPAQAYDGASFAVTENLYDTLVTYAGSNLKTPVPSLATRWTIRPDGRQYTFDLRKNVKFHSGNAFACADAEYSLRRMLVTNHAESGIWYVAESLLGTGSNANDDKSVTWAKISAAVKCNAAGQLVLTLPKADPALLSKLASQNTAIVDRVHAVRLGDWNGTESTWKAWIGKDLTNSVLHRQPSGTGAYRLVRRDAQSLLAVRFDGYWGKAAPLKNVVLQLVPEEAARLAAFNRCDADIIELDGRASLVQVKSMPQATIVDGLPDLATPVIAMNQDIKDPALLGSGKLDGRGIPANFFADLNVRRAFNFAFDRTRYVREITDGTGLTRTMALPPSFLGYDEKIAQFPYSPARAAEEFKKAFGGRLWQNGFVLNVTYRSDLSSSQTTMELLKQSVEAINPKFRVNLLPLAYSELLAASKEGKTTMVGLLWSPDYLDPDNIMYTLYSSEGYYAPRTSFKDAQIDAMLERARTITDAKAREALYQSVGARAQTLAPYILLPSEPNFVAYCRSLKGISKATFNPMLGSLSGVYWRNLSK, via the coding sequence ATGCACAAAGCCCTACTGACTTCACTGAGCCTGGCCCTGCTGGTGTCCACCGCGCACGCGACTGCCCCCAAAGACACCCTCGTCATGCAGTGGGCGTCCGACATCACCACCCTCGACCCGGCCCAGGCCTACGACGGAGCCAGTTTCGCCGTGACCGAGAACCTCTACGACACCCTCGTGACCTACGCCGGCAGCAACCTCAAGACGCCGGTGCCGAGCCTGGCCACGCGCTGGACCATCCGCCCGGACGGCCGGCAGTACACCTTCGACCTGCGCAAGAACGTCAAGTTCCACTCCGGGAACGCCTTCGCCTGCGCCGACGCGGAATACTCCCTGCGCCGCATGCTTGTCACGAACCACGCCGAAAGCGGCATCTGGTACGTCGCCGAATCCCTCCTCGGCACCGGCAGCAACGCCAACGACGACAAGAGTGTCACTTGGGCCAAGATCAGCGCCGCCGTGAAGTGCAACGCCGCCGGCCAGCTCGTCCTGACCCTGCCCAAAGCCGACCCGGCCCTCCTGTCGAAACTGGCCAGCCAGAACACCGCCATCGTCGACCGGGTCCACGCCGTGCGCCTGGGCGACTGGAACGGAACGGAAAGCACCTGGAAGGCCTGGATCGGCAAGGACCTGACCAACAGCGTCCTTCACCGCCAGCCCAGCGGGACCGGCGCGTACCGGCTCGTGCGCCGCGACGCTCAGTCGCTGCTCGCCGTCCGGTTCGATGGGTACTGGGGCAAAGCCGCGCCTCTCAAGAACGTCGTGCTCCAACTCGTTCCTGAAGAGGCCGCGCGACTGGCGGCGTTCAACCGGTGCGACGCGGACATCATCGAACTCGACGGGCGCGCGAGCCTGGTGCAGGTCAAAAGCATGCCCCAGGCGACCATCGTGGACGGCCTGCCGGACCTGGCCACCCCCGTGATCGCGATGAACCAGGACATCAAGGACCCGGCCCTGCTCGGCAGCGGCAAGCTCGATGGACGCGGCATTCCCGCGAACTTCTTCGCGGACCTGAACGTCCGCCGCGCGTTCAATTTCGCGTTCGACCGCACCCGGTACGTCCGCGAGATCACCGACGGCACCGGCCTGACGCGTACCATGGCCCTGCCGCCGTCGTTCCTGGGGTACGACGAGAAGATCGCGCAGTTCCCGTACAGCCCGGCCCGCGCCGCAGAGGAGTTCAAGAAGGCCTTCGGCGGCCGCCTGTGGCAGAACGGGTTCGTTCTGAACGTGACGTACCGCTCGGACCTGAGCAGCAGCCAGACGACCATGGAACTGCTGAAGCAGTCCGTGGAGGCCATCAACCCGAAATTCCGCGTGAACCTCCTGCCGCTGGCGTACTCGGAGCTGCTCGCGGCCAGCAAGGAAGGCAAGACCACCATGGTGGGCCTGCTCTGGTCTCCGGACTACCTGGACCCGGACAACATCATGTACACCCTGTACTCCAGCGAGGGCTACTACGCGCCCCGCACGAGCTTCAAGGACGCGCAGATCGACGCGATGCTCGAACGCGCCCGGACCATCACCGACGCGAAGGCGCGTGAGGCGCTGTACCAAAGCGTGGGCGCCCGCGCGCAGACCCTCGCGCCGTACATCCTGCTGCCGTCCGAACCCAATTTCGTCGCGTACTGCCGCTCGCTCAAGGGCATCAGCAAAGCCACGTTCAACCCCATGCTCGGCTCGCTCAGCGGCGTGTACTGGCGGAACCTGAGCAAGTAA
- a CDS encoding serine hydrolase: MAKTPNWTMICGLLLAATLSSSTLAAAPVMGPPAADTPATYAVQPGDTLSSISRRTGVPVQVLQRLNGLTGPDLRPGQLLQLGVATPVPLAAAPAPATTCGPAVSAPRPPVPLPAFVTGKVSFYAAVYDPKTAAPVRAYAIGPANQVMPLASAYKTAVLWATLRDVDAGRLTLNTRLETTEANRSIEFYSRGSNTVSHLLQAAIGKSENTASDILHRKVGTERVAALVAERSPCTQVMLTNKAQWGAQAGLFPELIPPTNHDVMLRAAQQYQALGLKERIAFASRLNARSLQVTGPAVERDLDVYFKGPNYDLALDTALQNISTARSYADFLAYLHLKGGLTPQSDKVMRAMLSQGCCRPKTAPFPYSYWGAKAGSGWRLLTLTGAVQLPNGRLMTYAYLNHESKTLDAELMEAQIRPLMVWLGSVLGPLGR, translated from the coding sequence ATGGCGAAAACTCCGAACTGGACGATGATCTGCGGCCTCCTGCTGGCAGCCACCCTGTCGAGCAGCACCCTGGCCGCAGCGCCAGTCATGGGTCCGCCAGCAGCGGACACGCCCGCCACGTACGCGGTGCAGCCCGGTGACACCCTGAGCAGCATCTCCAGGCGCACCGGCGTGCCCGTCCAGGTACTCCAGCGCCTCAACGGCCTCACCGGACCCGACCTCCGCCCGGGACAACTCCTGCAGCTCGGCGTGGCCACACCGGTCCCGCTTGCGGCCGCGCCGGCCCCGGCCACCACCTGCGGGCCAGCGGTCAGCGCCCCCCGCCCCCCGGTCCCGCTGCCTGCCTTCGTCACCGGGAAGGTCAGCTTCTACGCCGCCGTCTACGACCCGAAAACGGCGGCGCCCGTGCGCGCCTACGCCATTGGACCGGCCAACCAGGTCATGCCGCTGGCGAGCGCCTACAAGACCGCCGTGCTTTGGGCGACCCTGCGGGACGTGGACGCCGGCCGACTGACCCTCAACACGCGCCTGGAGACCACCGAGGCGAACCGGTCCATCGAGTTCTACAGCCGCGGCAGCAACACCGTCTCGCACCTCCTTCAGGCCGCGATCGGCAAGAGCGAGAACACCGCCTCTGACATCCTTCACCGCAAGGTCGGCACGGAGCGCGTCGCGGCCCTGGTGGCCGAGCGCAGCCCCTGCACGCAGGTCATGCTCACCAACAAAGCGCAGTGGGGCGCGCAGGCCGGGCTGTTCCCGGAACTGATTCCGCCCACGAACCATGACGTGATGCTCCGCGCGGCGCAGCAGTACCAGGCGCTCGGCCTCAAAGAGCGGATTGCCTTTGCCAGCCGCCTCAACGCCCGCAGTCTCCAGGTCACCGGCCCCGCAGTGGAGCGCGACCTCGACGTGTACTTCAAGGGCCCCAACTACGACCTCGCGCTCGACACGGCCCTCCAGAACATCAGCACCGCCCGGAGTTACGCGGACTTCCTGGCGTACCTCCACCTCAAGGGCGGCCTCACCCCGCAGAGTGACAAGGTCATGCGCGCGATGCTCAGCCAGGGCTGCTGCCGCCCCAAGACCGCGCCGTTCCCGTACAGCTACTGGGGCGCGAAGGCCGGCAGCGGCTGGCGGCTGCTGACTCTGACGGGCGCGGTGCAGCTGCCCAACGGGCGCCTGATGACCTACGCGTACCTCAACCACGAAAGCAAGACCCTCGACGCTGAGCTGATGGAAGCGCAGATCCGTCCGCTGATGGTGTGGCTGGGCAGCGTCCTCGGGCCGCTGGGACGGTGA
- a CDS encoding cysteine protease StiP domain-containing protein: MNHTFPTHDVRLHLDSLPPAPTRAPEDQPIWAAHFDRTLHALAARTAGLVAAVARQVMEAHPAAVLVSLARGGTPAGILLRREAARHGLTWPHHSLSITRRDGLDLQAYREVLDEHPGRDVVFVDGWTGLGGVTRALEASVKGARLAVLSDPAGCSTYAGTYQDVLIPHALLGAAGCGLLSHPVAQRRGRHAAAFKPQLSGDDRTGAYLRAVSLADPLPPERGRRPSAAADYALLIAGLYGVSDPARLRAGVGEASRALLRRDPQELLLRQSGTPDTRHLEDEARRRSLPVYVHADLPYLACALTA; the protein is encoded by the coding sequence GTGAACCACACGTTCCCCACCCATGACGTCAGGCTCCACCTCGACAGCCTGCCACCCGCACCCACCCGCGCCCCTGAAGACCAGCCCATCTGGGCCGCGCACTTCGACCGAACGCTGCACGCGCTGGCCGCCCGCACCGCTGGCCTGGTGGCCGCGGTCGCCCGGCAGGTCATGGAAGCCCACCCCGCCGCCGTCCTGGTGTCCCTGGCGCGCGGAGGCACGCCGGCCGGCATCCTCCTGCGGCGCGAAGCGGCCCGCCACGGCCTGACCTGGCCCCACCACAGCCTCAGCATCACCCGCCGTGACGGCCTGGACCTGCAGGCCTACCGTGAGGTGCTCGACGAGCATCCTGGGCGGGACGTCGTCTTTGTCGACGGCTGGACGGGGCTGGGCGGCGTCACGCGCGCGCTCGAAGCCAGTGTCAAAGGCGCGCGGCTTGCGGTCCTGAGCGACCCGGCCGGGTGCAGCACGTACGCCGGCACCTACCAGGACGTCCTGATTCCCCACGCCCTGCTCGGCGCGGCCGGGTGCGGGCTGCTCTCCCACCCGGTCGCGCAGCGCCGAGGCCGGCACGCGGCCGCGTTCAAACCGCAGCTCAGCGGGGACGACCGAACCGGGGCGTACCTCCGCGCCGTCAGCCTCGCCGACCCCCTTCCGCCCGAACGCGGCCGCCGCCCCAGCGCCGCTGCGGACTACGCCCTGCTCATCGCCGGACTGTACGGGGTCAGTGATCCCGCGCGGCTGCGCGCCGGCGTCGGCGAGGCGTCACGGGCCCTGCTGCGGCGTGACCCGCAGGAGCTGCTGCTGCGCCAGTCAGGCACACCGGACACCCGGCACCTGGAAGACGAAGCTCGGCGGCGCAGCCTTCCGGTGTACGTCCACGCCGACCTGCCCTACCTCGCCTGCGCCCTGACGGCGTGA
- a CDS encoding ATP-binding protein, translated as MTALHPMSVTPRLSSGLLRQLPTRFFGGLPATIQELLQNALRAGATTVEFTLERHVLRVRDDGRGLHDPQLLMTAGESGWDENVINPAGLGALSVLNPDFASHVRYTSGSWAVELTPEDFASGRPLPVQTAAFTPGFEVAVTLKQVHDLKAMIAQRRGYAPITVRFQGEEIPARVPHGRVIDTPVGPLWFARDASFHDHPTGIWESFPTGASQVYARAAALDPVVRAFVGKHHLCWQIDPACGVRPILPDRTQLIEDQALDRAAQVLSDSILALVTGTYSAELDLGALQLDDKAVDRVKETFTPGVLEAFLHSRGFTRSVLSAPADASVSLYCDTDDNTAWGWRDTWIQVSQPALYAARDPEQAALHHLRTLGVQPALGCADERAPVPEVTASAAQVFFTLNDHWCGMIAAAAVCENLTLQGQPVPFLMTGTVVEGFAGTALVLRGTPEEAERYLRQHLTTLGGLMVMELSHHNPNPDDIGVGEGDLSAADVGAMLLDAFIGHFFPDRAEAQKHVIALQEERARLYAAAQAMTPVVARYPDATYAACLKELRAQISTHDAKIAALTAEHRLDWRPCEP; from the coding sequence ATGACTGCACTTCATCCGATGTCCGTCACGCCCCGCCTCAGCAGCGGCCTGCTGCGCCAGCTCCCCACCAGGTTCTTCGGGGGGCTGCCCGCGACCATCCAGGAACTGCTGCAAAACGCCCTGCGCGCTGGAGCGACCACCGTCGAGTTCACGCTTGAGCGCCACGTCCTGCGCGTGCGGGATGACGGCCGCGGCCTGCACGACCCGCAACTGCTGATGACCGCCGGCGAAAGCGGCTGGGACGAGAACGTCATCAATCCCGCCGGGCTCGGCGCCCTGTCGGTCCTCAACCCGGACTTCGCCAGCCACGTCCGCTACACCTCGGGCAGCTGGGCCGTGGAGCTGACCCCGGAGGACTTCGCGTCCGGACGCCCGTTGCCGGTACAGACGGCCGCGTTCACGCCCGGCTTTGAGGTGGCCGTGACCCTCAAGCAGGTCCATGACCTGAAAGCCATGATCGCGCAGCGCCGAGGGTACGCGCCCATCACCGTCCGCTTCCAGGGCGAGGAGATACCGGCCAGGGTGCCGCACGGCCGCGTCATCGACACGCCGGTCGGGCCGCTCTGGTTCGCCCGCGACGCCAGCTTCCACGACCACCCCACCGGGATCTGGGAGTCCTTTCCCACCGGCGCCAGTCAGGTGTACGCGAGGGCCGCGGCACTGGACCCGGTCGTCCGGGCGTTCGTGGGCAAACACCACCTGTGCTGGCAGATCGACCCGGCCTGCGGTGTGCGCCCCATCCTCCCGGACCGCACGCAGCTGATCGAAGACCAGGCGCTCGACCGCGCCGCGCAGGTGCTGAGTGACAGCATCCTCGCGCTGGTCACCGGGACGTACAGTGCCGAACTGGACCTCGGCGCCCTGCAACTCGACGACAAAGCGGTCGACCGCGTGAAAGAGACGTTCACGCCGGGCGTGCTGGAGGCGTTCCTGCACAGCCGCGGGTTCACACGCAGCGTCCTGAGCGCCCCGGCAGACGCCTCCGTCAGCCTGTACTGCGACACCGACGACAACACCGCCTGGGGCTGGCGTGACACGTGGATTCAGGTCAGCCAGCCGGCCCTGTACGCGGCCCGTGACCCCGAGCAGGCGGCCCTGCACCACCTGCGGACGCTCGGCGTTCAGCCGGCCCTGGGCTGCGCGGACGAGCGGGCTCCAGTCCCTGAAGTGACCGCCTCGGCCGCCCAGGTGTTCTTCACCCTGAACGACCACTGGTGCGGGATGATCGCCGCCGCCGCGGTGTGCGAGAACCTCACCCTGCAGGGCCAGCCCGTGCCGTTCCTGATGACCGGCACCGTGGTGGAAGGCTTCGCCGGCACCGCCCTGGTGCTGCGCGGCACGCCTGAAGAGGCGGAGCGGTACCTCCGCCAGCACCTCACGACCCTCGGTGGGCTGATGGTGATGGAACTCAGTCACCACAACCCCAACCCCGACGACATCGGCGTGGGTGAAGGGGACCTCAGCGCGGCGGACGTGGGCGCGATGCTCCTCGACGCCTTCATCGGGCACTTCTTCCCGGACCGGGCCGAGGCCCAGAAGCACGTCATCGCGCTCCAGGAGGAACGCGCCCGGCTGTACGCGGCCGCCCAGGCGATGACGCCCGTCGTCGCCCGCTACCCCGACGCCACCTACGCCGCGTGCCTCAAGGAGCTGCGGGCGCAGATCAGCACGCATGACGCGAAGATCGCGGCGCTGACGGCCGAGCACCGCCTGGACTGGCGCCCCTGCGAACCCTGA
- a CDS encoding C39 family peptidase, whose translation MALGALLSVPGTATPAPSTPTGYVLSGLPLVPQTYNACGPASIAQVLGYFGVKVTQQQVSALTRKTPRSYMTAEALVRYAPIVGMNSRLYANGTLDIVRSAVQNRLPLIALQDVTWEGKVVPHWRVIAGYDDAARRVYLMDPLLGYVTISYAEFTRVWNVHRGQFAVIYPPAWHALVLQVVG comes from the coding sequence GTGGCTCTCGGTGCGCTGCTGAGCGTTCCGGGCACGGCCACTCCCGCTCCGTCCACCCCCACGGGGTACGTGCTGTCCGGGCTGCCGCTGGTGCCTCAGACGTACAACGCCTGCGGACCGGCAAGCATCGCCCAGGTGCTGGGGTACTTCGGGGTGAAGGTCACCCAGCAGCAGGTCAGCGCGCTGACCCGCAAGACCCCGCGCTCGTACATGACGGCTGAGGCGCTCGTGCGCTACGCCCCCATCGTCGGCATGAACTCGCGGTTGTACGCCAACGGCACCCTGGACATCGTCCGCTCGGCCGTGCAGAACCGGCTGCCCCTGATCGCCCTGCAGGACGTGACGTGGGAGGGCAAGGTCGTGCCGCACTGGCGGGTGATCGCCGGGTACGACGACGCGGCCCGGCGCGTCTACCTGATGGACCCGCTGCTGGGGTACGTGACGATCTCCTACGCGGAATTCACCCGCGTGTGGAACGTGCACCGCGGGCAGTTCGCGGTGATCTACCCGCCGGCCTGGCACGCGCTGGTGCTTCAAGTCGTCGGCTGA
- a CDS encoding acyltransferase family protein: MNQPSVPTSIRNRNFDGLRGLLVLAVIFSHLGSLTYVPFAEVHKRPSLTEHVAWYIGAPAVDVFLVLSGLVVAQSFMRHGTALRYGAARFKRLYPLGLAGTLLGLLIAHPLGSALTHVPLTGHLPEFQTPLTLHSVVNWLGLGILGDIKAHNLNPPLWSLAVELYASVLIPAMVLLARRVGWASLAPFTVVMVVLAFAFYPMLFMPIVMLGVLIAVCPPRWSDRWNAPAILIGAVLLALRIVLGTDLPFFRYVSAIGAGLVLLGLRADLGGPLHSRVPQWLGRNSYALYVSHYPAIVAGCALLAPFVGYPLAGWLSLPLVFVAGAALQGAVERLVYTRAKTRTYVAANISSQNTTNAVVRARTDHAGAGRRRP, encoded by the coding sequence ATGAATCAACCTTCTGTGCCCACGTCCATCCGGAACAGGAACTTCGACGGCCTGCGCGGCCTGCTGGTGCTGGCGGTGATCTTCTCCCACCTCGGGTCGCTCACGTACGTTCCGTTCGCGGAAGTCCACAAGCGGCCGTCCCTCACCGAGCATGTCGCCTGGTACATCGGCGCGCCGGCCGTCGACGTGTTCCTGGTGCTGTCGGGCCTGGTCGTCGCGCAGAGCTTCATGCGGCACGGCACGGCCCTGCGGTACGGCGCGGCGCGGTTTAAACGGCTGTACCCTCTCGGTCTGGCCGGGACGCTGCTCGGCCTGCTGATCGCGCACCCGCTGGGCAGCGCTCTGACCCACGTGCCGCTCACCGGGCACCTGCCTGAGTTCCAGACGCCCCTGACACTCCACTCGGTCGTCAACTGGCTGGGCCTGGGCATCCTCGGGGACATCAAGGCCCACAACCTCAACCCGCCCCTGTGGTCCCTGGCGGTCGAGTTGTACGCCAGCGTCCTCATTCCCGCCATGGTGCTGCTCGCCCGGCGCGTCGGCTGGGCGAGTCTCGCTCCGTTCACGGTTGTGATGGTGGTGCTGGCGTTCGCCTTCTACCCGATGCTGTTCATGCCGATCGTGATGCTGGGGGTGCTGATCGCCGTGTGCCCGCCGCGCTGGTCTGACCGCTGGAACGCCCCGGCCATCCTCATCGGGGCCGTGCTCCTGGCCCTGCGGATCGTGCTCGGCACGGACCTGCCGTTCTTCCGGTACGTCAGCGCGATCGGCGCGGGGCTGGTGCTGCTCGGCCTGAGAGCCGACCTGGGCGGACCGCTGCACAGCCGCGTGCCCCAGTGGCTGGGACGCAACTCCTACGCCCTCTACGTCAGTCACTACCCGGCGATCGTCGCGGGGTGCGCGCTGCTGGCGCCGTTCGTCGGCTACCCGCTCGCCGGGTGGCTGAGCCTGCCGCTGGTGTTCGTCGCGGGCGCGGCGTTGCAGGGCGCCGTCGAGCGGCTGGTCTACACGCGCGCGAAGACCAGGACGTACGTCGCCGCGAACATCAGCAGCCAGAACACCACGAATGCGGTGGTCCGCGCCCGGACCGACCACGCCGGCGCGGGACGGCGCAGGCCTTGA